The genomic interval ACTCCCACAGCTTGCGCCGCAGGATCTGCAACTTGGAGGGCCGCGCACCGGCCGTCGCGGAACCGGGTGCGAAGACTAGCGACACGATCAGGATTATGACCGCGGGCGCGACGACGGCGGCGAGGACCAGGGTGCTCATGGTGACGGTTTCATGTTCGGTGTAGGGGTAGGAGATACTCGGGTCGGTGAGGGAGAAGGGGTGATGGTTGGGGGTGAGTTTGGAAAAGCCATAGCCGATGAGCGCGGTGCCACTAGTTATTCATTCAGATTAATATTTGGGCTTGCATTGTATATATCAAAGATAGATGTACATAATAAACACCCAATCGACCACATAAgacagcaccagcagctTCGAGATCCGAACCACGGTATCTCTAGGCGCCAAGGTGGTTGGCCCCATGGTGTTTGCGGAGGGATGGATGATTGTTTGTTGATTTGTTGATTTGGCTCAATATGGGGGAGAGACCTTGGGTTAAGTAGATCCTGGCGTATATGTTATTATGGTGTCACCACCAGAGGTCACACAGGAGGtgaaaagaaaggaaaaacaGACCGCAGGCAATCATGTTCTTGGCTCGCGTGACCGAAGGTTAAAGCGCCGCCTGGGCGCTGTGGATCGCTACCACATCGAGGTGGCGGATCCAGGGATCGGGAGCCCAGTTCCTCCTATGTTATCCGAAAGACGCGATTCTCAATTATCGCTATTATTGCGAGAGTCATTGCTGCTTCGGCGTCAGAGTGCTCCTGCAAAGTTAAACCAGTACGGAAATCCTGTTGCGTCAAGTATAGGGGGGAACCTGCCGTTTGACCGGATACTGTGACGTCACGAATGCCAACAGAAAGGCTTTCAAGATTGCTGCAAGGAACAAGACTCCAAGCATAATGCGGCTAGGTACGTTAACTTTCAGGATGGAAAGTCAGTTCTCGATCTGGCTAGTTAGTCGCTGCTAGTTGAAATGGCGCTAGATTCAATGCTTAGGATATGGGAATCAAGAGAGGAAAGACAATGTACTTGATATGCGGTGTCTGCGATAGTCTCATTGGTGGCGGATCTCTCTTGCCCTAGTAGTCGCGTCTTGCAGTTGAATCAAATCTCCAAGGGCGTCTTCTATTAATTTTAGCATAATCAACCGAAATAGTTGGGTTAAGATGGATAAATTGTTGAATCATTAGGATTATCTAACTATTAACTACGAAGTGGAGGAAATGTCAACATCCAACATACGATTATTACTGGCCCCCGGCCCGAACTGCGTCGTTGGCATCCTGTCCGACTCGGAGGCGAGTATGGAGAGTAGAAGAAACCCCGAGCTCGGTCGGACATTTCGCTCGGAGTCGCTTAACTTAGCAATGATCCCCCCAACTAGGCCCCCCAACTAGGCTCCCATTGCGCTCGGTTCGGGCGAACAGTACTCGGGCTTATCGGACTTGTCTTGATCTATACGGGCTGCGAGATATAAATACCAGGGAGCACAACCACATATTGCGGACCAACTAAATCACAAGCACTTGCCTCAGACACTGTCATTCGCAGAATATCCTATCCAGCCACTCTCCAATTTTCGAAACCGAGATAATGACACAGATCAAGACCGACGGCTCCAAGGCCCCTTCCTACATCTCCATCGACTCAgtcgagcgcgagaaggtTGAAACACAAGAGCGAGAGCAGTGAGCCTTTGATCTTTCTGTCTTATCCGGACCAGCTAATAACTGACCGATTAGTACAAGCCCGAAGGCGCCCTGCTCGGCTCACGGACCAAGCCAGTCTCCGCTTCTCGATCGCGAATTACAAAAGCCAGAGGCAAAAGAGATCATATCTGCCTTGTCATCGGCATTGAATGATCTCTCCGATGAGGGGAAGTGCACCAAGTGCACGGTAGAGAACATCTCGACCCTACTCACAAGCCATGCCCGGGAGATCAGGGCCGCGAAGCAGAATGGGGAGTGGCCTAAAGAAGACCGAAAAGCACTTAAGGCGGAGGTCAAGGGCCTATTCAAGGGGGTCAAGAAGGATGTGAAGGCCCTTTGGaaaggaaggagatgatTGTATTCTGCTTCCCGGATCAGGATGGCGGATGTGCCGGTATACAGCTAGGCTGCATGTATTTTATTACTTCGGAATTTAGGCAGCTCCATTTATCACCACAGTTAAACTGTCCTCGGGGGAGAGAAAGCCTCTTGACATGTCATATATCTTCCTGCGAAAATGATGCTGTCGATACTATCGGTCGGCGGAAAGCGAAGTTGGCAGCAAACCGTAGCTGCATAGCAACAATCCAACGATTACTATTGATGGGCGACAGCTTGCAATGGAAATAAATCACTGTGCATCCGTTACCTAGATCTAGACCTATGGTGGAGCAAATTTGTCACTTATCAATGCAGTCAAGACCAATCGACTAACCTTCGGACTCCGAAAAGTACTCCGAATGGACTAGGGCGGGGATTGTTAGCGCCATATCAGCTGGCGAGGCTACAACTTCGTCAACATCACCTGTTGCGAATTTCTCAGCTTTCGACGAAAACGACGAGAGTAACAATGCTGCTCCTCTACTGCGCCGCACTCTTTGGCCTCAGCACTGCCTTCTCCCAGGAGGTGCTGCGCGCCGAGCCTCAGTCGTCTGACGACTTCCGCGTCTACAGGAGCACTCATTCGCCAGATCACTCCATCCGCATCAGGCAGCAGAATGAAtccatctgcgccgccggcTCAGCACAATACACTGGCTGGCTCGATGTTGGCCCTCATCATCTCTTTTTCTGGTACTTCGAGAGCCGGAATGATCCCGCCAACGACCCATTGACTCTCTGGATGACTGGTGGGCCGGGCGGCTCGAGTATGATCGGTCTGTTTGAGGAGGTCGGTCCGTGTTTGATTAATGAGCATGGTAATGGCACCTACTACAATCCCTACGGCTGGTCGCAGAATACGTCGCTGCTCTTTGTGGACCAGCCTGTCGATGTTGGCTTTTCTTATACCGATGAGGGATACGATATCCCGCATAACTCACAGGAAGCTGCCGAAGATATGCATAGGTTCCTGCAGCTTTTCATCACGGAGGTTTTCCCTGACAAGCAGAATGTCCCGTTCCACCTTAGTGGCGAATCGTTTGCAGTACGAGCTCGCTTTCCCCTGTAGTCTATGCATACCACGTGGTACTAATCTATCTCAGGGCAAATACGTCCCGTATCTCGGCAGCGAAATCGTGCGCCAGAACAAGCGCTATCTCTACCAGCCTCAGGTACCCCTAAAGTCGTGCCTAGTAGGCAATGGCTACATGTCGCCGAAATACTCGGCTTTCGGCTACTGGGAAACACTGTGCACGACCAACCCGGGCGTGGCTGAGCCCATCTTCAACAGCACGAGATGtgacatcatggctgccaaTATGCCTCGATGCCAGGAGGTTGCCGAGATCTGTGAGCGCAATCCCGATCCCGCCATATGCAATGCTGCACTTTCTGTCTGCTGGGATGGTGTTATCCGGTGGTACGACGATGAGTCTTATGGCGGCGGACGTAACCGATACGATAGTAAGTCAACAACCCCAGTATCATGAGTAGTGTCGCGTCGAGCTGACAGGTAGGCAACAGTCACGGCGCCTTGTGAAATCGATAACTTGTGCTACATCGAAGCTGCACGCATCGAGAAGTACCTCAACAGCCCAGTCATTTGGGAAGCGCTATCTCCCCCGAAACAAATCAAGAAATATCTGGTCACTTCTGAGGCCGTTTCTCACGCATTTGAGACCTCCTCGGATTTGATGGCCTCCGCGTCCGACCATGTCGCCTATTTACTCGACAATCAGGTGCATTACATGGCGTATCAAGGTAACCTCGATCTTGCCTGTAACACAGCCGGAAATTTGCGATGGGCGGATTCGCTGCGCTGGAAAGGCCAGGTTGAATTTACCTCCAAGGCGCTGCGTCCGTGGTCTGCGGCCGTTGCAGCAACGGGGAGCATTGAGACTGTTGGGACAATGAAAGAAGTCAGCATTTTCACCAAGGATGGTGCTAAGATTCCGTCCCGGTTTGCGATTGTGACTGTTAATGATGCGGGTCATTTCGTACGTCCCCTCCAGTTGCTTATGCTGGAAATTAATGATATGGTTGATGATAACTAATACTTTGACAGCTTCCTCAAAATCGGCCTGATGTTGCACAGGATATGATGGTCCGTTGGATTACGGGAGGATCCTTTGAATGAGCGCCAATTTCTGGGTGGTTCAAATGGCTTGTACGTCCTGTCCGTGTCGTGGATTGCTGGAACCGAGGCAATCTCCCTTAAGAGATTATTAGTGCAGACAGGCGGGTGGCCCTCACCCCAGCTTGTAGAGCAGGCATATGTTGATCGCTACATACAAACTCGAATGAAGAAAAGACTTCATGCTGCATTCCATCTAGTAGCCAAACAATAAGACtgagaacaagaacaagacTAATCTGATGTTTTGCAAGGCAAGTTGACAACATCTGCAGTGCTGACGCACGACGGGGTACGTTGAGCATGTATCCAAGCGACTGGGTCTCAAGAGCTATTCGGACAATGATATCGCACCAGCTTCTGTGGCGAAAATGTTGCGGGTCGAATTACTGGCTTCGTCTTCCCATCGTCGATCTGCCAGGGCTGATTGGAGGTTCTGAAGACGACGAATCTGTTGAACTTGTCCGCAGCCTCGTGAACCACTATTTCCAGGAGTCTCACACCATTATTCGTGCCGTTTTACAGCAAGTAGCGACACCGAAACCCAACCAACAATTCGACAAGCTCGATCTTTTGACAAGGAGGGAGAGCATACTGTTGGAATCATCACCAAGGCTGATTTAATCAATCGTGGCACTGAAGATAGGATCGCCGCCTTCATGCAGAACCAGCACGGATCAACATGGATCTGGGCTTTTCCCTGCTCAAAAGCCCAAGCCCGGAACACTGCTGTTGGGTTCTCGAAGGGAAGGGTAGCCGAAGGACACAGGAAACCCCCATGCATGAATGGGCTCGCGTATATTACGATGAAACCAAGACATTCGCAGATTTGTGGATTAGTAGAAAGTCCTAGCATAAAAAGAGCAGCTGAGTTGAGCATGACATAACAACTAGCAGGGCGTATATTCTGAGCTGCTAACCATTTCAAATAGTTCATTGTTTTCCGATAAGCAGAATTAAATCACCTCCCACCCTCAATCTCGCGTTTCTTCGCCTTCTGACTCTTGCCAAGCACAAAGGTACTTAGGTCACCGACCGGCAGTGAGATTGGGAAGTCGACAGCCTCGAGAATTTGGGCTACGAAGATATGCCAGATCGGTAGGCAAAGTGCAAAGTTGAATGCTCCGGCACACTATGGGTGAAGTATCTTAGCACATAATACCGATAAAGCCAAAGGAAGTAGAGCGCAATAACATACCTTCTGCAATGTCGCTGCTTGCGCAGCATTTCCGAGCGCAATCTGGAAGTACATGCCTGCATACAGAGCGAATGCGATGACGAGTAGGAACAGGGCAAGGAAAAGAGCAGCGTTGGTGCGGATTGAGCAGATGAGGTAGACGAAGGTGACAACGGAGAGAATAACGTAGTAGAGGCCTAGCGAAATTAGTCAAGAACGCATAGAAAGAGTAGGCGTGTCACGAACCGATTGTGGCGCTATATTCGGCTGTCTTCATACCCTCCAGATCATTGCCGGTGGGCGAGTATTGGGTGCCGGTGCCGAAATCAGGTATGAGTGTGGTTCCTTGGACAATCCAGAAGGTGCCATATGTAAAGAAGAGAGCGGACGAGAAAGTATTCCCAAGAATCCACTCTCCGACGGCGCCAATGACCTGCACCATCCCTCCGAAGAAAATATAAACAGGTCTACCATCTTGCGTTAGCGGCGACCTTCCAATCCCTCAACTCATGGATATAGCCTACAAGATGGCACCACCATTGCCGCCAGAGCCTCGCCAGCCCATCACAGCCATCGAGGCCGGGGTCGCGGCCAGCAAGAAACCCATCAAGCAGATGGGAGTCGGGTTACCGAAGGTGCGGGCTAGATTTCCCGCTGTAGGCGTCTTGGGACTCAGGTAGAGCTTCTCAAACGCATCGCGCGGGATGGGAAGCAGTACACTCTCGCCCGTTTGGATGCGACGGAGCATCTCCGTCGTGGAAGGGTCTTGCTTCTCATTGATGCTGTCGTCCGACATGGTGAGGTATGGGTTGAATTAAACTGCCTGCCCGTGTAGAGGTGAAATCTGGGGTGTAGTGAGATCATCCCGTCCCCCGGGGGGATTTATATTTTATTTTGTCTGCGATCTGGGGAGGCCTCTCCCCCCGGCTACCCCGGAGTTACTCCATAGGCCATTCCCGAACAGGTCAAGATTTGTTGGGGATCCAAACATAGGAGGTACCTTACAGTGCAATTGGGTCCTTCCATTCGCGGACGTAAACCCCGTGCAGAGTTCAGCGGCTCCACTGCGGCGAATAGTGTGCGGAGTACCCCCCGGGGATTTAGCAATAGTCGGCTGTATGCCCCGGGGTTTGGCTCCGTCGTCTGCACACAACTCGCACGGCATATAAGAATCCCACGATCTGCCACGCCCAGACAGCGCCATTTGCGTTGCGTGGCGCCACGAAAAGTATAATTGGGAAGCTTTCCCCGGTTTTCAACCAGTCTCCAACTCGTTTTCTCGTCCGGCGTCTGGGTCTCTGCATGCGGGGACGCAGCAGATTTGGAACTCCACCCATTATTGCATGATGCCTACGCCCCCCATCTTCGTGTTGTTGGTTATGTGGCTACCCAAGAAAACAGTGAACCGGTGAGGGGCGATTATTACTTCGACCGCGTGATCCGCCTCAGTTGTTGGCTTTGGTGGATGACGATTTCAAGGCACGGACCAATTCCGCGTTCTCCGAGGGGGAACTCCTTGCACGGTGTAAAGCCATGCAGGTCTAGTTGTCTTCTTGGACCA from Penicillium psychrofluorescens genome assembly, chromosome: 5 carries:
- a CDS encoding uncharacterized protein (ID:PFLUO_007717-T1.cds;~source:funannotate) — translated: MSDDSINEKQDPSTTEMLRRIQTGESVLLPIPRDAFEKLYLSPKTPTAGNLARTFGNPTPICLMGFLLAATPASMAVMGWRGSGGNGGAILPVYIFFGGMVQVIGAVGEWILGNTFSSALFFTYGTFWIVQGTTLIPDFGTGTQYSPTGNDLEGMKTAEYSATIGLYYVILSVVTFVYLICSIRTNAALFLALFLLVIAFALYAGMYFQIALGNAAQAATLQKCAGAFNFALCLPIWHIFVAQILEAVDFPISLPVGDLSTFVLGKSQKAKKREIEGGR
- a CDS encoding uncharacterized protein (ID:PFLUO_007715-T1.cds;~source:funannotate), which gives rise to MTQIKTDGSKAPSYISIDSVEREKVETQEREHTSPKAPCSAHGPSQSPLLDRELQKPEAKEIISALSSALNDLSDEGKCTKCTVENISTLLTSHAREIRAAKQNGEWPKEDRKALKAEVKGLFKGVKKDVKALWKGRR
- a CDS encoding uncharacterized protein (ID:PFLUO_007716-T1.cds;~source:funannotate); amino-acid sequence: MLLLYCAALFGLSTAFSQEVLRAEPQSSDDFRVYRSTHSPDHSIRIRQQNESICAAGSAQYTGWLDVGPHHLFFWYFESRNDPANDPLTLWMTGGPGGSSMIGLFEEVGPCLINEHGNGTYYNPYGWSQNTSLLFVDQPVDVGFSYTDEGYDIPHNSQEAAEDMHRFLQLFITEVFPDKQNVPFHLSGESFAGKYVPYLGSEIVRQNKRYLYQPQVPLKSCLVGNGYMSPKYSAFGYWETLCTTNPGVAEPIFNSTRCDIMAANMPRCQEVAEICERNPDPAICNAALSVCWDGVIRWYDDESYGGGRNRYDITAPCEIDNLCYIEAARIEKYLNSPVIWEALSPPKQIKKYLVTSEAVSHAFETSSDLMASASDHVAYLLDNQVHYMAYQGNLDLACNTAGNLRWADSLRWKGQVEFTSKALRPWSAAVAATGSIETVGTMKEVSIFTKDGAKIPSRFAIVTVNDAGHFLPQNRPDVAQDMMVRWITGGSFE